The proteins below come from a single Micromonospora citrea genomic window:
- a CDS encoding HAD family hydrolase produces the protein MPVLTVGFDLDMTLVDSRPGIADTFRALTARTGVRVDAEAAVSRLGPPLRTEIANWFPPEQVDAAVRTYRELYPAYAITPTVPMPGARAAIDAVRERGGRVLVVTAKLGRLARLHLDHLGLVVDEVAGDLFAEEKATALREHGATHYVGDHVADMAAARAAGVPGIAVATGPCPADELRAAGAEAVLDDLTAFPAALDGMIRLALER, from the coding sequence ATGCCCGTACTGACGGTCGGATTCGACCTCGACATGACCCTGGTCGACTCGCGCCCCGGCATCGCCGACACGTTCCGGGCGTTGACGGCCCGGACGGGGGTGCGGGTGGACGCGGAGGCCGCCGTGTCCCGACTGGGTCCGCCGCTGCGCACGGAGATCGCCAACTGGTTCCCGCCGGAGCAGGTCGACGCGGCCGTCCGGACGTACCGCGAGCTCTACCCGGCGTACGCGATCACACCCACCGTCCCGATGCCCGGCGCCCGCGCCGCGATCGACGCGGTACGCGAACGTGGCGGCCGGGTGCTGGTGGTGACCGCCAAGCTCGGCCGCCTGGCCCGACTGCACCTCGACCACCTCGGGCTGGTGGTCGACGAGGTGGCCGGCGACCTGTTCGCCGAGGAGAAGGCGACCGCGCTGCGGGAGCACGGCGCCACCCACTACGTCGGCGACCACGTGGCCGACATGGCCGCCGCGCGGGCGGCGGGTGTGCCGGGCATCGCGGTCGCCACCGGCCCGTGCCCGGCCGACGAGCTGCGCGCGGCCGGCGCGGAGGCGGTGCTGGATGATCTCACCGCATTCCCGGCGGCGCTGGACGGGATGATCCGGCTAGCCTTGGAGCGGTAG
- a CDS encoding helicase-associated domain-containing protein, with amino-acid sequence MTISLADHLRSLPDESLAALLQLRPDLVVPVPADVSALAIRAQSRVSVARALDGLDQFTLQVLDAARLTRGGADGTTSTDAVLAMATAGPHPPAPTSVRAAVGRLRALFLLHGPESDLHVVASVDEVSPYPAGLGRPAAELDPRAAALCADPAKLRRTLLAAPPSARAILDRLAAGPPVGSVPAGALQAPPIGAEDDLPPDATNGGAPTGSPVRWLVDHHLLVPVSGGRAGATGTVELPREVGLLLRRDSGPLGPLRTSPPPVAAPPREPKVADSAGAGQTMEVVRHTEALLEQLAAEPAPVLRSGGLGVRDLRRLAKAVGVDEPTAALLLEAAYAAGLIGEVDLPGATTTRYGADQQILPTAGYEVWRAGTLAQRWEQLARAWLTMTRQAGLVGQRDDRDRPIAVLSAEAERAGAPAARRAVLGVLADLEPATAPTPEEVQSLLDWRAPRRSRGREAAHREVLAEAATLGVTGLGAITSYGRLLLADVSAADERGADDPLGLHADAEGGDGTAAVRALDALLPAPVDHFLVQADLTVVVPGPPDPTLAAELEVVAEHESAGGASVHRVTTASVRRALDAGYSADDLHALFRRRSRTPVPQGLTYLVDDVARKHGGLRVGSAGAYVRSDDEALLTEVLADRRLESLALRRLAPTVLSTPYQVGRMLTALREAGYAPVPEDASGAAVLARPKTRRAPARVSVATRTLDPLTAPKLAMPRLLGVVEQIRRGDAAARAARRAPAVVRGGAARTGPAPAHSHSDALAVLQQAVRDKALVWVGYVDAHGATASRLVRPVSIGAGYLRAEDERTEMLHTFALHRITAAVLED; translated from the coding sequence ATGACCATCTCACTCGCCGACCACCTGCGGTCGCTGCCCGACGAGTCGCTCGCCGCCCTCCTGCAACTGCGGCCGGACCTCGTCGTGCCCGTGCCCGCGGACGTCTCCGCGCTCGCCATCCGGGCCCAGTCCCGGGTCTCGGTGGCCCGCGCGCTCGACGGGCTGGACCAGTTCACCCTGCAGGTCCTGGACGCCGCCCGGCTCACCCGGGGCGGAGCCGACGGGACCACCTCCACCGACGCGGTGCTCGCCATGGCCACCGCCGGACCGCACCCGCCCGCCCCCACCTCCGTACGCGCCGCCGTGGGCCGGCTGCGCGCGCTCTTCCTGCTGCACGGCCCGGAGAGCGACCTGCACGTGGTGGCGAGTGTCGACGAGGTCTCCCCGTACCCGGCGGGGCTGGGCCGACCGGCGGCGGAGCTGGACCCACGGGCGGCGGCGCTCTGCGCGGACCCGGCGAAGCTGCGCCGGACGCTGCTGGCCGCGCCGCCCTCGGCCCGGGCGATCCTGGACCGGCTCGCCGCGGGCCCGCCGGTGGGCAGTGTGCCGGCCGGCGCGCTGCAGGCCCCGCCCATCGGGGCGGAGGACGACCTGCCCCCGGACGCGACCAACGGCGGTGCGCCGACCGGCTCGCCCGTGCGCTGGCTGGTCGACCACCACCTGCTGGTGCCGGTGTCGGGCGGCAGGGCCGGCGCCACCGGCACGGTCGAGCTGCCCCGGGAGGTCGGCCTGCTGCTGCGGCGGGACAGCGGCCCGCTCGGCCCGCTGCGGACCAGCCCGCCGCCGGTGGCCGCGCCACCGCGCGAGCCGAAGGTCGCCGACTCCGCCGGGGCCGGGCAGACCATGGAGGTGGTACGCCACACCGAGGCGCTGCTGGAGCAGCTCGCCGCCGAACCTGCGCCCGTGCTCCGCTCCGGCGGCCTGGGCGTACGCGACCTGCGCCGGCTGGCCAAGGCGGTCGGGGTGGACGAGCCGACGGCCGCCCTGCTGCTGGAGGCGGCGTACGCGGCGGGGCTGATCGGCGAGGTGGACCTGCCCGGGGCCACCACCACCCGCTACGGCGCCGACCAGCAGATCCTGCCCACCGCCGGGTACGAGGTGTGGCGCGCCGGCACGCTGGCACAGCGCTGGGAGCAGCTCGCCCGGGCCTGGCTGACCATGACGCGGCAGGCGGGGCTGGTCGGGCAGCGGGACGACCGGGACCGGCCGATCGCCGTGCTCTCGGCCGAGGCCGAACGGGCCGGGGCGCCGGCCGCCCGACGCGCGGTCCTCGGGGTGCTCGCCGACCTGGAGCCGGCCACCGCACCCACCCCCGAGGAGGTCCAGTCGCTGCTCGACTGGCGGGCGCCGCGGCGCAGCCGGGGACGGGAGGCCGCGCACCGGGAGGTGCTGGCCGAGGCGGCGACGCTGGGCGTGACCGGGCTGGGGGCGATCACCTCGTACGGGCGGCTGCTGCTCGCCGACGTCAGCGCCGCCGACGAGCGGGGCGCGGACGACCCGCTCGGGCTGCACGCCGACGCCGAGGGCGGCGACGGGACGGCTGCGGTGCGCGCGCTGGACGCGCTGCTGCCCGCCCCGGTCGACCACTTCCTGGTGCAGGCCGACCTGACCGTCGTGGTGCCCGGCCCGCCCGACCCGACGCTCGCCGCCGAGTTGGAGGTGGTGGCGGAGCACGAGTCGGCCGGTGGGGCCAGCGTGCACCGGGTCACCACGGCCAGCGTGCGCCGGGCCCTGGACGCCGGCTACTCGGCCGACGACCTGCACGCCCTGTTCCGCCGCCGCTCCCGCACCCCGGTTCCGCAGGGCCTGACGTACCTGGTGGACGACGTGGCCCGCAAGCACGGCGGGCTGCGGGTCGGCTCGGCCGGGGCGTACGTGCGCAGCGACGACGAGGCGCTGCTGACCGAGGTGCTCGCCGACAGGCGGCTGGAGTCGCTGGCGTTGCGCCGGCTCGCGCCGACGGTGCTGTCGACTCCGTACCAGGTGGGCCGGATGCTGACCGCCCTGCGCGAGGCCGGGTACGCCCCGGTGCCCGAGGACGCCAGCGGCGCGGCGGTGCTGGCACGCCCGAAGACCCGCCGGGCACCGGCCCGGGTGTCGGTGGCGACCCGGACGCTCGACCCGCTGACCGCCCCGAAGCTGGCGATGCCCCGCCTGCTGGGCGTGGTGGAGCAGATCCGGCGCGGCGACGCGGCGGCCCGGGCGGCCCGGCGCGCGCCGGCGGTGGTCCGGGGCGGGGCGGCGCGCACCGGCCCGGCGCCGGCCCACTCCCACAGCGACGCCCTGGCCGTGCTCCAGCAGGCGGTGCGGGACAAGGCGCTGGTCTGGGTGGGTTACGTCGACGCGCACGGGGCGACCGCGTCGCGGCTGGTCCGGCCGGTGTCGATCGGCGCGGGCTACCTGCGCGCCGAGGACGAGCGGACGGAGATGCTGCACACCTTCGCCCTGCACCGGATCACGGCGGCGGTGCTGGAGGACTGA
- a CDS encoding L,D-transpeptidase family protein — MKHVRITTRLVALAVATLVGAGACAFDPEADGGGGGGPVPVGAAEVTGASGAPGPDQRTRPTTAPPKQEAKPTRTPTRPAPKPTRPAPKPTGSPSAAGCPQGEHQREVEAYLARLGGFGTLTVDGRQSAADCAAIKKFQKRYDIRPAHGRAGPTTHDVAKRLATTDTARCKAGSGTTFCIDLTRQTTWVMRNGRVLVKPTVTRTGMPGYRTPAGTFTINYRNVKEWSDPYEVWLPYWQHFTQGMGFHETTTYLHNKAIGSHGCVNLLHADAVRYWELGRVGSRVVLVGRRPGT; from the coding sequence ATGAAACACGTCCGGATCACCACCCGGCTCGTCGCCCTGGCAGTGGCCACGCTGGTCGGCGCCGGTGCGTGCGCGTTCGATCCGGAGGCCGACGGAGGTGGGGGCGGGGGTCCCGTCCCGGTCGGCGCTGCGGAGGTAACGGGGGCGAGCGGTGCGCCCGGCCCGGACCAGCGGACCAGGCCCACGACGGCGCCGCCGAAGCAGGAGGCGAAGCCCACGCGCACGCCGACCCGTCCCGCGCCGAAGCCGACCCGTCCCGCGCCGAAGCCCACCGGGTCACCGTCCGCCGCCGGCTGCCCGCAGGGGGAGCACCAGCGCGAGGTGGAGGCGTACCTCGCCCGGCTGGGCGGCTTCGGCACGCTGACCGTGGACGGCCGGCAGTCCGCCGCCGACTGCGCCGCCATCAAGAAGTTCCAGAAGCGGTACGACATCCGCCCCGCCCACGGTCGCGCCGGGCCCACCACCCACGACGTGGCGAAGCGGCTCGCCACCACCGACACGGCGCGCTGCAAGGCCGGCTCGGGCACCACGTTCTGCATCGACCTGACCCGGCAGACCACCTGGGTGATGCGCAACGGCAGGGTGCTCGTGAAGCCGACGGTCACCCGGACGGGCATGCCCGGCTACCGCACCCCGGCCGGCACCTTCACGATCAACTACCGAAACGTCAAGGAGTGGTCGGACCCGTACGAGGTCTGGCTGCCCTACTGGCAGCACTTCACGCAGGGGATGGGCTTCCACGAGACCACGACCTACCTGCACAACAAGGCGATCGGCTCGCACGGCTGCGTCAACCTGCTGCACGCCGACGCCGTCCGCTACTGGGAGCTGGGCAGGGTCGGCAGCCGGGTGGTGCTCGTCGGGCGACGCCCCGGCACCTGA
- a CDS encoding DNA repair helicase XPB has translation MSGGPLIVQSDKTLLLEIDHPDAQACRMAIAPFAELERSPEHVHTYRLTPLGLWNARAAGHDAEGVVDALIKYSRYPVPHALLVDVAETMDRYGRLQLVNDPAHGLVLRGLDRMVLIEVAKSRKLAGMLGAKLDDDTIAVHPSERGRLKQALLKLGWPAEDLAGYVDGEAHPIELAEAGKDGGKPWTLRSYQREAVEAFWAGGSGVVVLPCGAGKTLVGAAAMAEAKATTLILVTNTVAGRQWKRELIARTSLTEEEIGEYSGERKEIRPVTIATYQVLTSRKKGAFTHLDLFGARDWGLVVYDEVHLLPAPIFRFTADLQARRRLGLTATLVREDGREGDVFSLIGPKRYDAPWKDIEQQGWIAPAECTEVRVTLTDAERMSYATAEAEERYRMAATARTKLPVVKALVDRHPDEQVLVIGGYIDQLHQLGEYLDAPIVQGSTTNKERERLFDAFRSGEIRTLVISKVGNFSIDLPEAAVAIQVSGTFGSRQEEAQRLGRVLRPKADGRQAHFYTVVSRDTIDTEYAAHRQRFLAEQGYAYTIVDADDVLGPKLPTVD, from the coding sequence GTGAGCGGTGGACCCCTGATCGTTCAGTCGGACAAGACCCTGCTGCTGGAGATCGACCACCCCGACGCGCAGGCGTGCCGGATGGCCATCGCGCCCTTCGCCGAGCTGGAGCGCTCCCCCGAGCACGTGCACACCTACCGGCTGACCCCGCTCGGGCTGTGGAACGCGCGCGCCGCCGGCCACGACGCCGAGGGCGTGGTGGACGCCCTGATCAAGTACAGCCGCTATCCGGTGCCGCACGCGCTGCTGGTCGACGTGGCCGAGACGATGGACCGCTACGGCCGCCTCCAGCTCGTCAACGACCCGGCGCACGGCCTCGTGCTGCGAGGACTGGACCGGATGGTGCTGATCGAGGTCGCCAAGAGCAGGAAGCTCGCCGGGATGCTCGGCGCGAAGCTCGACGACGACACGATCGCGGTGCACCCGTCGGAGCGTGGCCGGCTCAAGCAGGCGCTGCTCAAGCTGGGCTGGCCGGCGGAGGACCTGGCCGGCTACGTCGACGGCGAGGCGCACCCCATCGAGCTGGCCGAGGCCGGCAAGGACGGCGGGAAGCCGTGGACGCTGCGGTCGTACCAGCGGGAGGCCGTGGAGGCGTTCTGGGCCGGCGGGTCGGGCGTCGTGGTGCTGCCGTGCGGCGCCGGCAAGACGCTGGTCGGGGCGGCGGCGATGGCCGAGGCGAAGGCGACCACGCTGATCCTGGTCACGAACACGGTCGCCGGGCGGCAGTGGAAGCGGGAGCTGATCGCCCGCACGTCGCTGACCGAGGAGGAGATCGGGGAATACTCGGGCGAGCGCAAGGAGATCCGCCCGGTCACCATCGCCACGTACCAGGTGCTCACCTCGCGCAAGAAGGGCGCGTTCACCCACCTGGACCTGTTCGGCGCCCGCGACTGGGGCCTGGTCGTCTACGACGAGGTGCACCTGCTGCCCGCGCCGATCTTCCGCTTCACCGCGGATCTCCAGGCCCGCCGTCGGCTGGGCCTGACCGCCACTCTGGTACGCGAGGACGGCCGCGAGGGCGACGTGTTCAGCCTGATCGGGCCGAAGCGGTACGACGCGCCGTGGAAGGACATCGAGCAGCAGGGCTGGATCGCCCCGGCCGAGTGCACGGAGGTACGCGTGACGCTCACCGACGCGGAGCGCATGTCGTACGCGACGGCGGAGGCCGAGGAGCGCTACCGGATGGCGGCGACCGCCCGCACGAAGCTGCCCGTGGTGAAGGCGCTGGTCGACCGGCACCCCGACGAGCAGGTGCTGGTCATCGGCGGCTACATCGACCAGCTCCACCAGCTCGGCGAATACCTCGACGCGCCGATCGTGCAGGGTTCCACCACCAACAAGGAACGCGAGCGGCTCTTCGACGCGTTCCGCTCGGGTGAGATCCGCACCTTGGTGATTTCAAAGGTAGGGAATTTCTCCATCGACCTGCCCGAGGCGGCGGTGGCGATCCAGGTGTCGGGCACGTTCGGCTCCCGGCAGGAGGAGGCGCAGCGGCTCGGCCGGGTGCTGCGGCCGAAGGCCGACGGCCGGCAGGCCCACTTCTACACGGTCGTCTCCCGCGACACCATCGACACGGAGTACGCGGCCCACCGGCAGCGCTTCCTCGCCGAGCAGGGGTACGCGTACACGATCGTCGACGCCGACGACGTCCTCGGCCCGAAGCTCCCGACGGTCGACTGA
- a CDS encoding RNA polymerase sigma-70 factor — MVGTPRTAADDRGRDADRLDRATAAFLAHRNLLFTVAYEMLGSAADAEDVLQETWLRWAGVDLGTVREERAYLVRITTRQALGRLRTLGRRKESYVGPWLPEPLLTAPDVAEDVALADSVSMAMLMVLETLAPVERAVFVLREVFDVGYDEIAEAVDKTPAAVRQIAHRARAHVAARRPRQAVSAAETRGALDAFQRAVETGDLQGLLDILAPDVVLLGDGGGVKQAVPRPVLGAEKVARLLHGGWGRVAAISSWRPTQVNGHPALVLQLDGELDTVVALRIENGLIAGIYAVRNPEKLSHMERETALSR; from the coding sequence ATGGTGGGCACGCCGCGAACCGCAGCCGACGACCGTGGCCGGGACGCCGACCGGCTGGACCGCGCCACCGCGGCCTTCCTCGCCCACCGCAACCTGCTCTTCACCGTCGCGTACGAGATGCTCGGCTCGGCCGCCGACGCGGAGGACGTGCTCCAGGAGACGTGGTTGCGGTGGGCCGGCGTCGATCTCGGCACGGTGCGCGAAGAGCGCGCCTACCTGGTGCGGATCACCACTCGCCAGGCACTGGGCCGGCTGCGCACGCTCGGTCGCCGCAAGGAGTCCTACGTCGGCCCCTGGCTGCCCGAGCCGCTGCTCACCGCGCCGGACGTGGCCGAGGACGTCGCCCTGGCCGACAGCGTCTCGATGGCGATGCTGATGGTGCTGGAGACGCTCGCGCCGGTCGAACGGGCCGTGTTCGTGCTGCGGGAGGTGTTCGACGTCGGCTACGACGAGATCGCCGAGGCCGTCGACAAGACCCCGGCGGCGGTCCGTCAGATCGCGCACCGGGCCCGGGCGCACGTCGCGGCACGCCGCCCCCGCCAGGCCGTCTCGGCCGCCGAGACCCGCGGTGCGCTCGACGCGTTCCAGCGGGCGGTCGAGACCGGCGACCTGCAGGGCCTGCTCGACATCCTCGCGCCGGACGTGGTCCTGCTCGGCGACGGCGGCGGAGTCAAGCAGGCGGTGCCGCGGCCCGTCCTGGGGGCGGAGAAGGTGGCCCGCCTGCTGCACGGCGGGTGGGGCAGGGTCGCCGCCATCTCGTCGTGGCGGCCGACGCAGGTCAACGGTCACCCGGCGCTGGTGCTCCAGCTCGACGGCGAGCTGGACACCGTGGTGGCGCTGCGGATCGAGAACGGCCTAATCGCCGGCATCTACGCCGTACGCAATCCGGAGAAGCTGTCGCACATGGAGCGGGAAACCGCGCTGAGCCGCTGA
- a CDS encoding carboxymuconolactone decarboxylase family protein: protein MDARFNMFDNETAMRFFKRFANAGMLVQQSSLPKSTQELVSLRASQINGCGWCIDMHTKDAVAAGETAVRLHLVAAWRESTVFTEAEQAALALAEEGTRLADAHQGVSDETWAQVRKHYDDDQIAALVCLVALINAANRLAVILHQRGGSYQPGMFAAAFD from the coding sequence ATGGACGCACGATTCAACATGTTCGACAACGAGACCGCGATGAGGTTCTTCAAGCGGTTCGCCAACGCCGGGATGCTCGTCCAGCAGTCGTCGTTGCCGAAGTCCACCCAGGAGCTGGTGTCGCTGCGCGCCAGCCAGATCAACGGCTGCGGCTGGTGCATCGACATGCACACCAAGGACGCGGTGGCCGCCGGCGAGACGGCGGTCCGGCTCCACCTGGTCGCCGCCTGGCGCGAGTCCACCGTCTTCACCGAGGCCGAGCAGGCCGCGCTGGCGCTCGCCGAGGAGGGCACCCGGCTCGCCGACGCCCACCAGGGCGTGTCCGACGAGACGTGGGCCCAGGTGCGCAAGCACTACGACGACGACCAGATCGCCGCCCTGGTCTGCCTGGTCGCCCTGATCAACGCGGCCAACCGGCTCGCCGTGATCCTGCACCAGCGGGGCGGCTCCTACCAGCCCGGCATGTTCGCCGCCGCGTTCGACTGA
- a CDS encoding zinc metalloprotease: MHRRPIFRLAVLTATAATLLASGGTYGAVSAAPVSVSPGVAECEPDAHGHGGARLAEGATAQEPELYSKNEANAYGVIKDAPRLANGSVTVPTVFHMISDHPLSAAETTRWNTLIAAQMKVLNDSFAGRTAADASDTPFRFDLVDTTWTVNSDWYTVVPGKNERDMKKALHTGDSRTLNVYAANIGDGLLGWAYFPKGYNNGRDYIDGVVMLDESMPGGTAGKYALGDTLTHEVGHWLMLEHTFAHGCSASGDFVADTPREAAPQFNCPVGADSCTAPGLDPIHNFMDYTQDSCMNMFTPGQADRMSDAWVAFRAGGNG, translated from the coding sequence ATGCACAGGAGACCGATCTTCCGACTGGCAGTCCTCACCGCCACCGCCGCGACGTTGCTGGCGTCCGGCGGCACCTACGGCGCGGTATCGGCAGCGCCCGTGTCCGTCTCCCCGGGTGTCGCCGAGTGCGAGCCGGACGCCCACGGGCACGGCGGGGCCCGGCTCGCCGAGGGCGCCACCGCCCAGGAGCCGGAGCTGTACTCCAAGAACGAGGCGAACGCCTACGGCGTCATCAAGGACGCCCCGCGCCTGGCCAACGGCAGCGTCACCGTGCCGACGGTCTTCCACATGATCTCCGACCACCCGCTCAGCGCGGCGGAGACGACCAGGTGGAACACTCTGATCGCGGCGCAGATGAAGGTGCTCAACGACTCGTTCGCCGGCCGTACCGCGGCGGACGCCTCCGACACCCCGTTCCGCTTCGACCTGGTCGACACCACCTGGACGGTGAACAGCGACTGGTACACCGTCGTGCCGGGCAAGAACGAGCGGGACATGAAGAAGGCGCTGCACACCGGCGACTCCCGCACCCTGAACGTGTACGCGGCCAACATCGGCGACGGCCTGCTCGGCTGGGCGTACTTCCCGAAGGGCTACAACAACGGCCGCGACTACATCGACGGCGTGGTGATGCTCGACGAGTCGATGCCGGGCGGCACGGCCGGCAAGTACGCCCTCGGTGACACGCTGACGCACGAGGTCGGGCACTGGCTGATGCTGGAGCACACCTTCGCGCACGGCTGCTCCGCCTCCGGCGACTTCGTCGCGGACACCCCGCGCGAGGCGGCGCCGCAGTTCAACTGCCCGGTGGGCGCGGACTCCTGCACCGCACCCGGGCTGGACCCGATCCACAACTTCATGGACTACACGCAGGACTCCTGCATGAACATGTTCACGCCTGGTCAGGCCGACCGGATGAGCGACGCCTGGGTGGCGTTCCGCGCCGGCGGCAACGGCTGA
- a CDS encoding TIGR03089 family protein, which yields MNMTDALVRESPAGDRAAEVDRPLLTYLDEATGERVELTATELGGWAARAAGLLREGCGLGVGDRAAVLLPAHWQTAAVLLGAWSAGVAVSFRPRATAGLPQVAPGDDEPFDALFVSAKRLDDWLEDVPEARHRYVLGLGDTPPKEVPPGYLDWLAEVGRHTDALPASATLTSADAASSDGTSYRQWGSVALAVAERLDLRAGDRLLVDVAEHEQPVYWLLAPLAVGASVVLCANLDPARLDARIAAEQITRVL from the coding sequence ATGAACATGACCGATGCTCTCGTTCGGGAGTCGCCGGCCGGTGACCGGGCGGCGGAGGTGGACCGGCCGCTGCTGACGTATCTCGACGAGGCGACCGGCGAACGGGTCGAGTTGACCGCCACGGAGCTGGGCGGCTGGGCGGCGCGGGCCGCCGGGCTGCTGCGCGAGGGCTGCGGCCTGGGCGTCGGCGACCGCGCGGCGGTGCTGCTCCCGGCCCACTGGCAGACCGCCGCAGTGCTGCTGGGCGCCTGGTCGGCCGGGGTGGCGGTGTCGTTCCGCCCCCGCGCCACCGCCGGCCTGCCGCAGGTCGCGCCGGGCGACGACGAGCCGTTCGACGCCCTCTTCGTCAGCGCGAAGCGGCTGGACGACTGGCTGGAGGACGTGCCCGAGGCGCGGCACCGCTACGTCCTCGGGCTCGGCGACACCCCGCCGAAGGAGGTGCCCCCGGGTTACCTCGACTGGCTCGCCGAGGTGGGGCGGCACACCGACGCGCTGCCCGCCTCCGCGACGCTGACCAGCGCCGACGCGGCCAGCTCCGACGGCACGAGCTACCGCCAGTGGGGCAGCGTGGCGCTGGCCGTGGCGGAACGGCTCGACCTGCGGGCCGGCGACCGACTGCTGGTCGACGTCGCCGAACACGAGCAGCCCGTCTACTGGCTGCTGGCCCCGCTGGCCGTCGGCGCGTCGGTGGTGCTCTGCGCCAACCTCGACCCGGCCCGGCTCGACGCCCGGATCGCCGCCGAGCAGATCACCCGGGTCCTCTGA
- the ligD gene encoding non-homologous end-joining DNA ligase codes for MPADRFRVEVEGRSLEVSNLDKVLYPDAGFTKGEVIDYYTRVAPVLLPHLRGRALTRIRFPNGVTGGSFFEKNAPAATPGWVRTETLPAPGSSKGRETIDYVVADDLPTLVWLANLAALELHTPQWKIGEHPDMMVVDLDPGPPAALRQCCQVALLMRDRLAEDGISSYPKTSGKKGMQLCCPIAGTQSSDLVSDYAKRIAQELERAHPKLIVSKMAKNLRPGKVFIDWSQNNAAKTTVSPYSLRAQSVPSVSTPLTWDEVEAGAAGKRPSSKPYTAGEVLTRVEKQGDLLAPLLDGGPELPAR; via the coding sequence ATGCCGGCTGACCGGTTCCGGGTCGAGGTCGAGGGGCGCTCGCTTGAGGTCTCCAACCTCGACAAGGTGCTGTACCCCGACGCCGGGTTCACCAAGGGCGAGGTGATCGACTATTACACCCGCGTCGCCCCGGTGCTCCTGCCGCACCTGCGTGGCCGGGCGCTGACCCGGATCCGCTTCCCCAACGGCGTCACCGGCGGCTCGTTCTTCGAGAAGAACGCCCCGGCCGCCACCCCTGGCTGGGTACGCACCGAGACGCTGCCCGCGCCCGGGTCGAGCAAGGGCCGGGAGACCATCGACTACGTGGTCGCCGACGACCTGCCCACCCTCGTCTGGCTGGCCAACCTCGCCGCGCTGGAGCTGCACACCCCACAGTGGAAGATCGGCGAGCACCCGGACATGATGGTCGTCGACCTGGACCCGGGGCCGCCGGCCGCGCTGCGCCAGTGCTGCCAGGTGGCGCTGCTGATGCGGGACCGGCTCGCCGAGGACGGCATCTCCTCGTATCCGAAGACCTCGGGCAAGAAGGGCATGCAGCTCTGCTGCCCGATCGCCGGCACGCAGTCCTCCGACCTCGTCTCCGACTACGCGAAACGGATCGCGCAGGAGCTGGAGCGGGCGCACCCGAAGCTGATCGTGTCGAAGATGGCGAAGAACCTGCGGCCGGGGAAGGTCTTCATCGACTGGAGCCAGAACAACGCGGCCAAGACCACCGTGTCGCCGTACTCGCTGCGGGCCCAGTCCGTGCCGTCGGTCTCCACCCCGCTGACCTGGGACGAGGTCGAGGCCGGCGCGGCCGGGAAGCGCCCCTCGTCGAAGCCGTACACCGCCGGCGAGGTGCTGACCCGGGTGGAGAAGCAGGGTGACCTGCTGGCCCCGCTGCTCGACGGCGGCCCGGAGCTGCCCGCCCGCTGA
- the ligD gene encoding non-homologous end-joining DNA ligase, with protein MPGAPLKPMLAMTGQLPAGAGWAYEFKWDGVRALADIRDGRQHLYARSGVEITAAYPELATLHEQVGDALLDGEVVLIGETGQPSFTALAERMHVRDRNKAARLAAVVPVTYMIFDLLRLDGEDLTGWSYARRREALDGLALGGARWAVSPVFPDGLATYEAAGEHGLEGVMAKRVESVYRPGVRSPDWVKVKLEVTGDFVVGGWRPGARKIGGLLVGVPGPDGRLVYRGRVGGGIGAAIERQLLRELEPLRTGASPFAAGVPREDARGAIWVEPRVVVEVKYGQRTPDGRLRFPRVLRLRPDKPAEEVDDAG; from the coding sequence GTGCCCGGCGCGCCGCTCAAGCCGATGCTCGCGATGACCGGGCAGCTCCCGGCGGGTGCCGGCTGGGCTTACGAGTTCAAGTGGGACGGCGTGCGCGCGCTCGCCGACATCCGCGACGGCCGGCAGCACCTCTACGCCCGCTCCGGCGTCGAGATCACCGCCGCGTACCCCGAGCTGGCGACCCTGCACGAGCAGGTGGGCGACGCCCTGCTCGACGGCGAGGTGGTGCTGATCGGCGAGACCGGCCAGCCCTCGTTCACCGCGCTGGCCGAGCGGATGCACGTCCGCGACCGCAACAAGGCGGCCCGGCTGGCGGCTGTCGTCCCGGTGACGTACATGATCTTCGACCTGCTCCGGCTCGACGGCGAGGACCTGACCGGCTGGTCGTACGCCCGCCGGCGGGAGGCCCTCGACGGCCTGGCGCTCGGCGGCGCCCGGTGGGCGGTGTCGCCGGTCTTCCCCGACGGCCTGGCCACCTACGAGGCGGCCGGCGAGCACGGCCTGGAGGGGGTGATGGCCAAGCGCGTCGAGTCGGTCTACCGGCCCGGGGTGCGCTCGCCGGACTGGGTGAAGGTCAAGCTGGAGGTGACCGGCGACTTCGTGGTCGGCGGCTGGCGGCCCGGGGCGCGCAAGATCGGCGGCCTGCTGGTGGGGGTGCCGGGCCCGGACGGGCGGCTCGTCTACCGGGGGCGGGTCGGCGGCGGCATCGGCGCGGCCATCGAGCGGCAACTGCTGCGCGAGCTGGAGCCGCTGCGCACCGGCGCGTCGCCGTTCGCCGCCGGCGTGCCGCGCGAGGATGCGCGGGGCGCGATCTGGGTGGAACCGAGGGTCGTGGTGGAGGTGAAGTACGGCCAGCGCACCCCGGACGGACGGCTGCGGTTCCCCCGGGTGCTCCGGCTGCGGCCGGACAAGCCCGCCGAGGAGGTAGACGATGCCGGCTGA